The Gemmatimonadaceae bacterium DNA segment GTCGTTCCGCTTCGCGCCGTTCCCGGTCGTGGCGGCACCCTTCGGGCTCACGCTCGGCGGTGGCTGTGAGATCTCGCTGCACTGCGACCGCATCCAGGCGCACGCTGAGCTGTATATGGGCTTGGTGGAAGTTGGCGTCGGCTTGATTCCCGGTGGTGGCGGGACCAAGGAGCTCGCCTTCCGCTTCACGAACGCGCTGTCGCCATACGACGAGGCCGATCCGTTCGAAGGTCTCAAGCGTGCGTTCAAGCTCATCGCGCTCGCGCAGACCAGCACCAGCGCGCACGAAGCGCGCGCGATGGGCTTCCTGCGTCCGGTGGCTGACCGCATCACGATGAACCGCGACGTGCTCCTTGCCGACGCCAAGGCGCGCGTGCTCGATCTCGCCGCAGACTACGTGCCGCCGCAGCCGCGTCGGATGACGTCGATGGGCCGCGCGGCCGTCGCAAACCTCGACTACGCGCTCTGGAGCTTCAAGGAAGCCGGCCAGGCCTCGGACCACGATCTCCGCATCGGCCACGAGGTGGCGGTCATCCTCGCCGGCGGCGACGGACCGCCGCGCGACGTCACCGAGCAGGACCTGCTCGATCTCGAACGCGACGCCTTCCTTCGCCTGCTCGGCACGAAGGAGACGCAGGAGCGCATCGCCCACACCCTCGCCACCGGCAAGCCGCTGCGGAACTAAGCGGCGCAGGTCACGGAGATCATATGAAGACCGAAGTCGTGATCGTGAGCGCCGTCCGCACGGCGGTGGCTCGCGGCAAGAAGGATGGGGCGCTCGCCAGCGTGCACCCGGTGGACCTCTCGGCCACGGTGCTCAAGGCCGTGGTCGAGAAGGTGAAGCTCGACGCCAAGCACGTGGATGACGTCATCTGGGGCTGTGCGATGCCCGAGGCCGGCCAAGGCCTCAACGTCGCGCGCCTCAGCGTGCTGCGCGCCGGCTTCCCGGTGGACGTCAGTGCGATGACCATCAATCGCTTCTGCTCCAGCGGCCTGCAGAGCATCGCACTGGGCGCGCAGGCCATCCTCAGCGGAATGAACGACGTGATCGTCGCCGGCGGCGTGGAGATGATGAGCGCGGTGCCGATGAGCGGCTTCCACACGCGGCTGCATCCGGAGCTTACCGAGGAGAACATCGGGATGGGCTTCACCGCCGAGCGAGTGGCCAAGCGCTGGGGCATCTCGCGCGAGCAGCAGGACCAGTTCGCGCTGGACAGCCAGCAGAAGGCTGCCGCGGCGTGGTCGAAGGGCGTGTTCGCCAACGAGATCGTGCCGGTGCCGGTGGAACGCGTGCGCTGGGAAGGCGCCAAGGCGCATCGTGAGTCCGTCGCATTCGCCGCGGACGAGCTCGTGCGCGGGAGCACGACGCTCGAAGGCCTCGCCAAGCTGCCGCCGGCGTTCAAGCCTGGCGGCACCGTCACCGCAGGCAACGCCTCGCCGCTCAGCGACGGCGCGGCGGCGGTGCTGATGATGAGCGCCGCCAAGGCCAAGGAACTCGGCCTCAAGCCGCTGGCGCGCTTCGTGCACTTCGCCACGGCCGGCGTGGAGCCTGACGTGATGGGCATCGGGCCGGTGAAGGCCGTGCCCAAGGTGCTCGCGCGCGCGGGCCTCACGCTCGGCGACATCAAGCTCATCGAGTTCAACGAGGCCTTCGCGGCGCAGGCGCTGGCGGTGATCAAGGACCTCGAGATGGATACCTCGCGCGTCAACGTGAACGGCGGGGCGATCGCGCTCGGGCATCCGCTCGGCGCCACCGGAGCCAAGCTCACCGTCCAGCTCGTGCACGAACTCGGGCGGCGCGGCGGCGGGCTCGGGATGGTGACGATGTGCATCGGCGGCGGGATGGGTGCCGCAGGTGTGTTTGAGGTTGTGTCAGCGTAGCGGCTCGTTCGCGACCGCCTCACGGGCCAGCCCCACCAGGGCCCAATACGGCGGCGGATACCCGCGCGCTGTACGCCAAGCCTCAGCGCCGCGCAGTACCTCGGCGCTGAGGCGGTCGTGCCGCGCGTTGTAACTCCGGTTGCGTAGCGCTGCCGCCGGAGTCATCCCCTCGGGGATTGGCCCCGCGCCACCGCTTCGCTCGCGCAGCCAACTCCAGCCCTTCAGTACGCGCGCGAGCGGCAACTGGTACCAGGGGTAGCGCAGTCGGTCACCGCGGTCGGCCCCCTCGAGCATTGCATCGGTCACCGCGTTGTCCACGTGGTCCTCGAACAGCGTCGCCGGATCGCGCCACTCCGCCGCCACGGCAAGCTGCGGGTCGTACTCGAGATCGCTCGGCTCCTGCGTCTCGAAGTGCCGCACGCCGAATGACCCCAACCACTGCCGCAGTCCTGGGCGCGAGATCGTCGACCGGCCCATCCACAGCGTCAAGCCCTGCGCGCGGTATCCCTGCGACGCCACCTCGGAACAGAAGAGCCGCGTGGGGTCCTCGTAGTCCATCGTGAAGTCGTACGGGATGTGCTCGCGGCGCGCGCGATCGAGCATCAACTGCGCGGCCTTGTGCGGCAGTTGCGGATCCGCCGTCAACGCGGGGAGATCGGCGCGCGGGCGCAACACCATCACGCGCAACTTCTTGTCCGCGAGGTATCCCTCGGCCGTGGTGATCGCGACTCCGAGTTCGATATGCGCTTCGATGACGGACACCGCACGCGATGTGGCATCGATGTGCACGAGCGCGATATGCGAGAAGTTGCCCGGATGGTCGCTGCCGCGCGCAATGAGCGCCGAGGTCGGATAGCCACCGCGCGACACGAGGATATCGCCTGAGTGCAGCGTCACGCCCTGCACCACGGCGCTCGGTGTCACCGACGGGACGTCGGCGCCCCGCAGCAGCGGCGCGACAGCGCCCGGTTGCTGCAGCATCACTTCCTCGACAGCGGCCCGTCCACCATAGAGGGCGCGGTACAGCGCATCGCGCTGCGCGCGATCGCTGGGATCCCAGTCCACAGTGGCCTGCTTGGCCGCCGTACGCCACGCGGACTGCAGCGCCGCGAAGCGTGAGATCAGCGCGGCGCAGGGTGCGACGCGCGGAGCGAGCTGGAAGAAGCGCTGCGAGAGCGCGTCGAGTTGCGGCACCGTCGGACCGCGCAGAGCGGACACGGCCGACTCGAACGCCGTGAGCGCCGCGAGCGTCGCCGAGGAATCTGCGCACGCATTCGCCCTCGACTCAGTAAACGCTTCCTCGAGTGCAGTCCAGAGCGAGTCCCGCCCCCAGACGAACGGCGCTCCACCCTCCGGTACCGGCGCGATCACAGGCTCCCGGGCCGGCACGACCAATACGAGCGCCGCGACCACTGCGACGCCGAGCGTGTAGCGGTTGGCGAGGGCGGACACGAAGGCTGGTCGGATCTCAGGCTCGTGGTGTCAGGGGAGGAAGCGCGGACACGCAGGAACATACGCCGCGCCGCCCCAACGCGCGTGGCGGGCACGCCCCGCCCAGACGGGTGGGGGAATTCCGTCGACAATTCGCTACCATACAGTGGAGCGCATTCCACGCGGAAACAGCGTGCATCAGAACCGCGTTGTCCCAATATGATGAGCCCTGCGATGACCGATTCGATGAGCGCCACGGACCGCCAGCTGCGATCGCTGGCGATGACCCGCGCCGCCAAACTCGACGCGATCGAGACCGAGATCCGCGCCCGTACGCCGCGCCCCTCAGCGCGGCTGCACATCTCGCTGTCGAATCCGCCCGTCCGCACAGCCTACGAGACGCAGATGCGCGTCGCCGGCAGCCGCGACGACGTGCTCGACTTCGTCGCCGCGCTCTACGACGAGGTGAAGGGAATGGTCCGCCCCGACGGCACGCCGCCAATCTCCGTGCAGTCCATCGAGAGCGAGAGTAGCGAGCACATCCAGTTGCTGCTCGCGCGGGATCTCTACGAGGGTTGAGCGTTCACGTGGCGCGTCTCCGGCTCAGCGCACCACGCGCAACGCCGCCCGCTTCTGCTTGATCCCATCCTCGATCCACCCACACACGTAGTCACACAACCGAAAGATCTCCTCATTCGAGATCGCGTAGTACACGAAGGTCCCTTCCTTCCGACGCGTGACATACCCGCAGTCGAGCAACTGATGCAGGTGCTTCGACACATTCGCCTGCCCGAGGCCAGTCAGCTCCACCAGCTCCGTCACTGAGCGCTCGCCGTTACGCAGCGCCTGCAGCAACTGCAGGCGCGTCGGTTCGCCGAGGGCGCGGAAGTACTCCGCCACCTCGGTCATCAGTTCGGGAGACATATTCGACTTGCGCACGTCACACCCCGGCGGTGGCGGTTTCGCGCACGACGGCATTGCCGGCCTGCTGCCAGGCGACGAAGCCGCCCGTCAGGTCAGTCGCGTCGGTCACGCCCAGCTTCTGCAGCACGCTCGTCGCGATCGCGGAGCGCGCACCGCTCTGGCACTGCACGATGATCGGCTTATCGCGTGGGATCTCGGCGAGCCGCTCCGGCAGGTAGCCCACGGGGATGTGCAACGAGCCCGGGAGATGGCCGGCCTCGTACTCCGAGCGGTTGCGCACATCGACCACGGTGACGTCACCGCGCGCGAGGCGCGGAGCCAGCGCCGCGACGTCCGTCTTGCGCACGGTGCCCAGCGGCTGGCCGCTCTTCTCCCACTCCCCGATCACCTGCGGGTCATACCAGGCCGCGACCTGGTCGAGTCCGATCATCGCGAGCTCGCGTACGGCTTTGGCGACGTCGGCCGCTGCGGCGATGAGATGGATGGCTTGATCGTACTTCACCAGCCAGCCGGCCCAGGTGGAGAAGCTCTTGTTGAGCGGGATGTTAATCGTGCCGGGGATGTGCCCCTTGGCGAAGTCGCTGGCGGAACGCAGGTCGAGCACGGCGGCGTGCCCGGCGAGCGCAACGGCGAGCGCCTCGCGCGCGCCCTGCGCCGGCACGGTGAACCCGCCGAGGATGGGCGGGCCATCGCGGTTGATGCGCTTCATCTCGGCGAAGTACAGCGGCGGCTCCGGCTGCCCGGCCAGCACCATCTCCACGAAGTCCCGCTCGGTCGTCGTGCCCACCCCCCAGTTGAAGCGCTTCTCGTAGCCGACGGTGCTCGTCGGCACGGCGCCGAGCGACTTGCCGCAGGCCGAACCCGCCCCGTGGCCGGGCCACACCTGCAAGTAGTCGGGCAGCGCGCGGAAGCGCGCGAGCGAATGGAACAGCGTGCGCGCGCCGGCTTCCATCGTGCCCGCAGCCTTGGCGGCCTTCTCCAACAGGTCGGGGCGGCCGACGTCGCCGACGAACACGAAGTCGCCGGTAGCGATGCCCATCGGCTCGCTGGCGCCGGCCGTGTCGGTCACGACGAACGAGAGATGCTCGGGCGTATGGCCCGGCGTGTGCATCACCTCGATGCGGATGTTGCCGACCTTGATCACGTCGCCGTCGCGCAGCAGCGTCGCGCCGTCCGCCTTCGCGAAGGCGTACTGCCAGTCCTTGCCGCCCTCGGCGGAGAGGAAGAGCGTCGCACCGGTCCGCTTGGCGAGCTCGCGCGAGCCGGAGACGTAGTCGGCGTGGATGTGCGTCTCGGTCACGTGCGTGATGCGGAGCTTCTCGGTCGCCGCCGCGTCGATGTACTGCTGCACGTCGCGGTTGGCGTCGATCACCAGCGCTTCGCCGGTGGCGGCGCAGCCAATCAGGTAAGAGGCCTGCGCGAGACCGTCGTCGTAGAATCGCTTGAGGAACATTGGGTCAGCCCTTGATGAGAAGGTAAATCGCGACCGCCACGAGCAGCGCGGCGAACGCGCGCTTGAGGGCGGTGTGCGGAACGCGTGTTGCGAATGCGGTGCCTACCAACAAGCCCGCGGCCGTGAAGCCGGCGAACCACGCCACCAAGTCCCACGGCACGTGCACGCTGCTGTGATACCCGGCGTAGCCGGCCAGCGTGTTGAGGACGATGACGAACAGCGACGTGCCGACGGCTTGGTGCATCGAAACGCCGGCGAGGAGCACCAGCGCCGGCACGAGCAGGAACCCTCCGCCCACGCCGACGAGGCCAGTGAGCGATCCGGCGGCGACGCCGACGAGCATCAGGATGCGTCGGCGGGGCGTCGCGATTGGTCGCTCGGGGAGCGCCGAGTTGCGGAACATCAGCACGGCGGCGACGAGCATCACGACGGCGAGCAGGCGGAGTTGGGTGTGGCCGGACAGGTGCCGTGCTGCGATCGCGCCGCCGTAGGCGCCGAGCATTGCGGCGAGCCCGAAGGGGATGGCGACGCGGAAGTTGACGTTGCCGTGGCGATAGTGCTGGACGACGCCGACGAGGGCGGCGCCGCCGACGATGGGGAGGCCCATCGCGATGGCGGTCTTGGTGTGGACGCCGAGGGCGAGGACGAGGACGGGGACGGTGAGGATGGAGCCGCCGGCGCCGAGGAGGCCGAGGGTGACGCCTATCGCGAGCGCTAGGGCGGCGGCTATCGCTGTCATATAACTATATAGTAATATACATTAGCCCGTGGTCAAGGTGGGAGAGGGGAGGTGGGAGGGGGGTGACGGGGGGGAGAGGGGAGAGGGGAGATAGATGGGAGAGGGGAGATGGGGGGTACATTTTGGGGGTGGGCTTCCTTCCTCTGCTCGGCACTGGCTTGCTCGTTGCTTCCTCCCTGATGCTGCTGCTCTGGGGGGTGCATCGGCGTACGGGGAATGCGTCTTGGGTAGACGTCGGGTGGGCGGGGACGCTGGGGGTGCTGGCGCTGCTCTACTCCGCTCTGGCAGATGGGTTTGGGGCGCGGCGGGTGCTTATTGCCGCAGTCGTTGGGGTGTGGAGTTTGCGGCTCACGTTCCACCTCGTGCGGCGGGTGCTCGCTGAGCCTGAAGATCCGCGCTATGGGGAGATGCGGGGGCGTTGGGGGGGGAACCTCCCTGCCAAGTTCTTCCTGCTCTTTTTGGGGCAGGGGCTGCTCGACGTGGTGCTGGCGCTTCCCTTCCTCTTTGCTGCGCTGGATCCGACGCCGCGCATCCACATCCTCACCTGGGCCGGTGCGGCGTTGGCGCTGCTGGCGATGCTCGGCGAGGCCGCGGCCGATGCGCAGTTGCGCGCGTTCAAGGCCGATCCTTCCAACCGCGGACAGGTCTGCCGCGTGGGGCTCTGGGGCTGGTCGCGGCACCCGAACTACTTCTTCGACTGGCTGGTGTGGTGCGGCTTTGCACTCATCGGGCTAGGCTCGCCCTGGGGATGGACCGGACTGCTGGGGCCGGCGCTGATACTGTACTTCCTCACGCGCGTCACCGGCATCGCGGCCACCGAAGCGCACGCGCTGCGCTCGCGGGGCGAGGCCTACGCCAGGTACCAGCGCGAGGTCAGCGCATTCGTCCCGCTGCCGCCACGACGCCTGCGCGGCGCGCACTGAGCACTGCCTGCACACGAACCGCCCGAGGGGAATCGCTTAGATTGCGGGATGGGACGTTCGCTCTCCACGATCACCGCACTCGCGTTCGCCACTGCGCTCAGCGCCTGCTCGGGCCAACTGGAACGCGGCATCGTCATCGAGGATCCCGATCCGGCACCGGCGCTGGCGTTCGTCGCGGCGGACTCAACGCGCTTTGACCTCGCGGCCGAACGCGGCAAGGTGGTGCTGCTGTACTTCGGCTACACGCACTGCCCGGACGTGTGCCCCACCACGCTGGCCGACTGGTCGCGCGCCAAGCGCGCACTGGGTGCGGACACGGCCAACGTCCGTTGGGTGTTCATCAGTATGGATCCGGACCGCGATTCGCCGGAGCTGGCGCTGCGCTACGCACGGCAGTTCGACGCCTCCTTCCTCGGCCTCACGGGCAGCGATGAGGAGCTCGAGGCGCTGAAGAAGCGTTGGAGCATCGCGGCGTATCCGGAGAGCGACCCGCGCGACGGTCCCTACAGCGTCGCGCACCCGGCACACACCTTCGTCGTGGACCGGCAAGGCCGGCTCCGCGTGCTCTTTGAACCTGGAGTCCCCGGTGAAGCACTGGCGAAAGACCTCCGCAAGCTCCTCTAGCCGCGCCTCGACCATCACCGCGCTCGCGGCGGCGACGCTGCTCGGCGCGGCCTGCGCCCGCGATGCAGCGGTGCGGCCCTCGGCGCTGGACGTGCGCGAGGCCTGGGCCCGCACGGCGGACAGCGGCGCGATGACGGCGGTGTACTTCACGCTGGGCAACGGCGGCGCCGAGTCGGACACGCTCGTCGGCGTCGAAAGCACGGTGGCCGAACGCACCGAGATGCACATCTCCACGCAACACGGCGGGATGATGCGAATGTCGGCGGTGACCTCGCTGCCGGTCCCGGCCGACGACAGCGTGATGTTCCAACCGCTCGGCGCCCACGTGATGCTCACCGGACTCAACCGCCCGCTCGTCGAGGGCGATTCCCTGAGCATCACGTTGCGCTTCACGTCGGGGCAGACCGTCGAGGTGCGGGCCGGTGTCCGCAAGCCGTAGCCTCGCGGTAGGCTTGGTCGTCCTTGTGATGGCCTCGCTCACCTGGTGGACGTGGCCGCGCGCAGCGGTAACGATCCGTATCGCGCCGGGTGGGGTAGCAACGGTGAATGGTGTGGTGCTTCCTGAGACGCTGTTCGTGAAGGCGCGAGGGCGCAGCACCGTCATCCGCGTGGTGAACGGCGACTCGGTCCGGCATCAACTGGCGCTCTTCGGCGCCGACGCCGGCGAGACGCGCGACTTCACGATCACCTACCCCGGCACCTACGGGGGCGTCTGCTCTACGCATCCCAGCGGCAACCTCACTTACGTCGTCCAATGATCCGCTCCGTCTTCCTCGCTTCGCTGCTGCTGGCCACGCCCGTCGTGGCCCAGGAGCTCTGTGAGCAGGAAGACGCGAGCTGCGTGCCCCCGGCGGTCACGCGTGAGTTCCGCGGGCTGTGGATCGCCAGCGTCGGCAACATTGATTGGCCGTCGCGGCCGGGCCTGCCGCCGGACTCGGCGCGGCTCGAGCTGACGCGCCTCTTCGACAAAGCGCGCGCCAGCGGCCTGAACGCCGTCATCTTCCAGGTGCGCCCCGCTGCTGACGCGCTCTATGCTTCGGAGATCGAGCCCTGGAGCGAGTACCTCACCGGCCAGGAAGGCGTCGCGCCGCGGCCCTGGTGGGATCCGCTGCGCTTCGCGGTGGACGAAGCTCACAAGCGCGGGCTCGAGCTGCACGCCTGGTTCAACCCGTACCGCGCGCGCCATCCCTCGGCCAAGGGTGCGCACTCACGGGGCCACGTCACGCTCGCCCGTCCCTCGCACGTGCGGCAGTACGGCCGCTCCGAGTGGATGGACCCCGGCGAGCCCGCCGTGCGCCAGCACACCATCCGCGTGATCCTCGACGTCGTCAAGCGCTATGACATCGACGGCGTGCACATCGACGACTACTTCTATCCGTACAAGGAACGCGATCGGCGCGGGCAGACGATCGAGTTCCCGGACGACCGCACCTGGCAGCGCTACCAGCGCAGCGGCGGCACACTCGCGCGGGATGATTGGCGCCGCGAGAACGTGAACACGCTGGTGCGCGAGCTCTACGAGCGCATCCACGCCGAGAAGCCCTGGGTGAAGTTCGGCGTCTCGCCCTTCGGCATCTGGCGCCCGGGCTTCCCCGAGAGCGTCGTCGGCTTTGACGCCTACAGCGAGCTCTACGCCGACGCGCGCAAGTGGCTGCAGGAGGGCTGGCTCGACTACTTCTCGCCGCAGCTCTACTGGCCGGTGGCGCAGCAGGGACAGGAGTATCCGGTGTTGCTGCGCTGGTGGTCGGAGCAGAACGCGTTCTCGCGCCACCTCTGGCCCGGCAACTACACGAGCAAAGTCGGCGAACTCTCGCGCACGGCCTGGCGCGCCAACGAGATCGAACACCAGATCCGCGTCACGCGCGCGGAGTCCGGCGCCAGCGGCAACGTGCACTTCTCGGCAAAGGTCTTCCTCGAGGACCGCGACTCGCTGGCGACGCGGCTCTCGAAGCACGTGTACGACGAAGTCGCGCTGGTGCCGGCCTCGCCGTGGATGCGCGTGGAGCGGCAGGGCGCACCGACGGTCGAGTTCGTCGAGAGCG contains these protein-coding regions:
- a CDS encoding thiolase family protein; this translates as MKTEVVIVSAVRTAVARGKKDGALASVHPVDLSATVLKAVVEKVKLDAKHVDDVIWGCAMPEAGQGLNVARLSVLRAGFPVDVSAMTINRFCSSGLQSIALGAQAILSGMNDVIVAGGVEMMSAVPMSGFHTRLHPELTEENIGMGFTAERVAKRWGISREQQDQFALDSQQKAAAAWSKGVFANEIVPVPVERVRWEGAKAHRESVAFAADELVRGSTTLEGLAKLPPAFKPGGTVTAGNASPLSDGAAAVLMMSAAKAKELGLKPLARFVHFATAGVEPDVMGIGPVKAVPKVLARAGLTLGDIKLIEFNEAFAAQALAVIKDLEMDTSRVNVNGGAIALGHPLGATGAKLTVQLVHELGRRGGGLGMVTMCIGGGMGAAGVFEVVSA
- a CDS encoding DUF1295 domain-containing protein; amino-acid sequence: MGFLPLLGTGLLVASSLMLLLWGVHRRTGNASWVDVGWAGTLGVLALLYSALADGFGARRVLIAAVVGVWSLRLTFHLVRRVLAEPEDPRYGEMRGRWGGNLPAKFFLLFLGQGLLDVVLALPFLFAALDPTPRIHILTWAGAALALLAMLGEAAADAQLRAFKADPSNRGQVCRVGLWGWSRHPNYFFDWLVWCGFALIGLGSPWGWTGLLGPALILYFLTRVTGIAATEAHALRSRGEAYARYQREVSAFVPLPPRRLRGAH
- a CDS encoding copper chaperone PCu(A)C; the encoded protein is MKHWRKTSASSSSRASTITALAAATLLGAACARDAAVRPSALDVREAWARTADSGAMTAVYFTLGNGGAESDTLVGVESTVAERTEMHISTQHGGMMRMSAVTSLPVPADDSVMFQPLGAHVMLTGLNRPLVEGDSLSITLRFTSGQTVEVRAGVRKP
- a CDS encoding family 10 glycosylhydrolase — translated: MIRSVFLASLLLATPVVAQELCEQEDASCVPPAVTREFRGLWIASVGNIDWPSRPGLPPDSARLELTRLFDKARASGLNAVIFQVRPAADALYASEIEPWSEYLTGQEGVAPRPWWDPLRFAVDEAHKRGLELHAWFNPYRARHPSAKGAHSRGHVTLARPSHVRQYGRSEWMDPGEPAVRQHTIRVILDVVKRYDIDGVHIDDYFYPYKERDRRGQTIEFPDDRTWQRYQRSGGTLARDDWRRENVNTLVRELYERIHAEKPWVKFGVSPFGIWRPGFPESVVGFDAYSELYADARKWLQEGWLDYFSPQLYWPVAQQGQEYPVLLRWWSEQNAFSRHLWPGNYTSKVGELSRTAWRANEIEHQIRVTRAESGASGNVHFSAKVFLEDRDSLATRLSKHVYDEVALVPASPWMRVERQGAPTVEFVESANGPGSNGANGNHGSNGNIAGSLVVRLTPASGTPRWWLIQTRRGDGTWEHTVLRGAAREISIPATTDRLAVRALDHAAVEGPPVVLRLR
- a CDS encoding winged helix-turn-helix transcriptional regulator yields the protein MSPELMTEVAEYFRALGEPTRLQLLQALRNGERSVTELVELTGLGQANVSKHLHQLLDCGYVTRRKEGTFVYYAISNEEIFRLCDYVCGWIEDGIKQKRAALRVVR
- a CDS encoding MBL fold metallo-hydrolase: MFLKRFYDDGLAQASYLIGCAATGEALVIDANRDVQQYIDAAATEKLRITHVTETHIHADYVSGSRELAKRTGATLFLSAEGGKDWQYAFAKADGATLLRDGDVIKVGNIRIEVMHTPGHTPEHLSFVVTDTAGASEPMGIATGDFVFVGDVGRPDLLEKAAKAAGTMEAGARTLFHSLARFRALPDYLQVWPGHGAGSACGKSLGAVPTSTVGYEKRFNWGVGTTTERDFVEMVLAGQPEPPLYFAEMKRINRDGPPILGGFTVPAQGAREALAVALAGHAAVLDLRSASDFAKGHIPGTINIPLNKSFSTWAGWLVKYDQAIHLIAAAADVAKAVRELAMIGLDQVAAWYDPQVIGEWEKSGQPLGTVRKTDVAALAPRLARGDVTVVDVRNRSEYEAGHLPGSLHIPVGYLPERLAEIPRDKPIIVQCQSGARSAIATSVLQKLGVTDATDLTGGFVAWQQAGNAVVRETATAGV
- a CDS encoding sulfite exporter TauE/SafE family protein, whose translation is MTAIAAALALAIGVTLGLLGAGGSILTVPVLVLALGVHTKTAIAMGLPIVGGAALVGVVQHYRHGNVNFRVAIPFGLAAMLGAYGGAIAARHLSGHTQLRLLAVVMLVAAVLMFRNSALPERPIATPRRRILMLVGVAAGSLTGLVGVGGGFLLVPALVLLAGVSMHQAVGTSLFVIVLNTLAGYAGYHSSVHVPWDLVAWFAGFTAAGLLVGTAFATRVPHTALKRAFAALLVAVAIYLLIKG
- a CDS encoding SCO family protein: MGRSLSTITALAFATALSACSGQLERGIVIEDPDPAPALAFVAADSTRFDLAAERGKVVLLYFGYTHCPDVCPTTLADWSRAKRALGADTANVRWVFISMDPDRDSPELALRYARQFDASFLGLTGSDEELEALKKRWSIAAYPESDPRDGPYSVAHPAHTFVVDRQGRLRVLFEPGVPGEALAKDLRKLL